TTCTCGTTCACGCCAGCGGCCTGGAACTGCCCCCAGGCCTCCTCGAACGCCTCGGCGGTGATCCGGAACCGCGGCGCGTACGCCCCGACGGCGGTGATCGCGGTCATCGTGCGCTCACCTCCGTTTCCTTCTCGAAGACGTGGACAACGGCAGCACCGCCGCTCCCGCCCACGTTGTGCGTGAGTCCCCGTGTCGGCTCCGCGACCTGCCGCTCGCCCGCTGCGCCGGAGAGCTGTTTGAACGCCTCGACGACCTGCCCCGCACCGGTCGCGCCGATCGGATGTCCCTTCGATTTGAGGCCCCCGGAGGTGTTGACCGGCAACTCGCCGCCGAGTTCTGTCGTGCCGGAGTCGATCAGCTGGCCGGCCTCGCCGCGCTCACAGAACCCCAGGTCCTCGTAGGCCAGCAGTTCGGCGATGGCGAAGCAGTCGTGGACCTCCGCGAAGTCGAGGTCTGCGGGTTCGACGCCGGCCATTTCGTAGGCCGACTCGGCGGCACGCTGGCTCGCGGGGACGCCGGTGTAGGAGTCCCGCTGGAAGAGCCCGACGCTGTCGCTGCCGGCGCCGACGCCCGCGACCCGGATCGGCTCGTCCGTGTACTCGTCGACGACGTCCTCGCTGACGACGAGCGCGCAAGCGGCCCCGTCGGAGGTCGGACAGCAGTGATAGAGGTTCAGCGGGTCGGCGACGATCGGTGCCGACTGGGCGTCCTCGAGCGAGCACTCGAACCCCAGCTGAGCGTGGGGGTTCTTCGCGCCGTTCGCGTGGTTCTTGACGGCGACCCGCGAGAGCTGTTCGCGGGTCGTACCGTACCGTTCCATGTGGACCGAGGCCATCTGGGCGTAGACGCCCGAAAAGGTCGTGCCGGAGAGCCGCTCCCACTCGGTCTCGCCGGAGACGCCGAGCCAATACTTCGTCGCGTCCGAACTCGTGTCGGACATGACCTCGAACCCGCCCGCGAGGACCACGTCCGCCATCCCCGACTTGACGGCCTGGACGGCCTGTCGGACCGCGAACCCGCTCGCGGCGCAGGCGTTCTCGACCCGCGTGCAGGGGACGCCGTCGAGTCCGACGTGTTCGGTCACCGCCGGTCCGGAGAGGCCGAGCTGGCGACCGCCGACGCCCAGGTTGCCGACGAACGCCTCGTCCACGTCCGCCGGGTCGATCCCCCTCGGAACGCTCTCGACGGCGGCTTGGAATGCCGTCCGGAACAGCGATCGATAGCTCTCTTCGGGGAAGGCCCCGTACTCGGACTGGCCCGCTCCCACCAGGTACGCGTCTCGCATACTGGTGGATCTACCTCCAGCACTCAAATAAGTACACGATCGATCGTGTGCTACCTGCTGGAGGGTCGTGCTCGCTGGCTCCGGATCGGACGCCTTCGAATTCACGGTCGAAATTGCGGGAGTGGCTGTCCCTGTGGGCTCTATCAGGAGCTTCGACACTGAACTGCCGGTCGATCGGCTCGGCTGTGCGACAGCCACGGCCTCGGCCGCATCGAAATCATTCCCGTGCTCGTCCCGGTGGTGCCAGCGTTCCGGAAATCCTGGGAGCGAACTGCGCGGTACGAGTCGCTACTGTCGGGCGTCTTCGGCTGATACCCGGACGTCTTCGGCCCAGACGTTCTCGTAGGCGGCGACTACTCCCGGTCAACGACTCTTTGGCGACCAATTGCTCTCACGATCGGTGCCGAGGTTCAAATTGCTTCGGCCCGTACGAGGAAATATGTCCCGTGCAGCCGAGTTGGCGTCCGTCCTCGCGGACACCGACTCGCTGGTCATCGTCTGCCACGACAACCCCGATCCGGACTGTCTCGCCAGCGCCCTCGCTCTCGAGACGATCGCGACGGAACAGGACGTCGCCGACGTGCAGATCGCCTACGGCGGCGAGATCTCACACCAGCAAAACCGGGCGTTCGTCCGCATGCTCGACATCAGTCTCCAGCCCCTCGCGGAGACCGACTTCGCGGACGACGCTCGGATCGCGTTCGTCGATCACTCCCGTCCCGGAGTCAACACCGAATTCGACGCAGCCGAACCGGACATCGTCGTCGACCATCACCCCGGGCCGGCGGTCGACGCGACGTTCGCCGACGTCCGGGCCGAGTACGGTGCGACGGCGACGATTTTCATCGAGTATCTGTCGGATCTCGACGTCGAACTGACCACGCGGCTCGCGTCGGCCCTGCTCTTTGCGCTCCATCGCGAACGACTGGATTTCCTCCGGAACCCGACCCGTCGCGAGTACGAGGCCGCCCTCGCCGTTTTTCCCGACGCCGACCTCCCGACGCTCGAACAGCTGTACGGGAGCGCGTTCTCGGCGGCGACGATCGACGCCATCGGCCGGGCGATCGGAAGCCGTAAACGCCGGGGCTCCACGATGGCCGCGAGCGTCGGAAAGACCACCGAGAGTGACGCGCTTCCGCAGGCGGCGGACTACCTGCTCAACCTCGAGGGCGTGGACACGGTGCTGGCCTTCGGCGTCGTCGACGATACGGTCCGGCTCAGTGCGCGATCGATCGACCCGGAGATTGACATCGGCAGCGTGCTCCAGGAGGGGTTCGACGAACTCGGTTCCGTCGGGGGGCACCACGATATGGCCGGCGGTCGCATCGACGTGAAGGGGTTCGACGGCGACCTGTCCGCCGACGAATCCGACGACGTGCTGGCGATCGTCGACGACCGCCTGGCAAGGCGGTTCTTCGAGGCGCTCCAGGAGGACGAGTAGGGATCAGTCGATGTCGATCGACTGTGACTCGGTCGACGGATCGTGTTTCGGGAGTCTGACCGTCAGGACGCCGTTGTTGAGACTCGCTTCCACGTCGTCGGTCACGACCGGTTCGGGAAGCCGAAGTTGCCGGCTGAACGACTGCTGTTTCCGCTCCTGGCGGATGAACTGTTCGTCGCCTTCTTCGACCTCCTGTTCACGCTCGCCGGTGATCGAAAGCCGATCGCCGGAGAGTCGGAGATCGATGTCGTCGGTTTCGTAGCCGGGAACGTCGACGGTGACGACGAACTCGCTTCCCTCGTCCGCGAGGTCGAGACTCGTCCCCGCCGTGTCGGTCGAGAGATTGAACTGCGATCGGTCCTCGAGCCCCGTCTCCCACGATCGAGTCGCGGTCTCGAACTGTCGGTTCAGTCGCTCGAGCAGGTCTTCGATGCCGTCGAACGGACTTGGTCGGTCTGCCATGGTTTCACCTAGCAACGTAGGCGGTCGACGGCGAAAAAGGCCATCCGCGACGTCCGTGACGGTCAGTCCGCGGAACACGTTCTGTCCTCCGATTGCGGCAGAACCGAAGGGTGGGCTGGACGTTTTTACGCTCCTCGACGTAGGGGGGGTATGACGAACGCACTGTTTATCGTCAGCGAAGAGGGCTACTGGGGAGAGGAATGCGTCGAACCGCTCGAGACCCTGTCCGAGGCAGGGGTCGAGATCACCGTCGCGACGCCGTCGGGGAACAAGCCACGGATCGACGAACGATCGATCGACCCCGACGAGGTCGGCGAGGAGACCGCCGAGCACGTCCGGGAGGTCCACGAGACGGACGAGCGACTGAACGATCCGATCCCGACCGCCCGGGCGGACGCCGAGGCCTACGACGCCGTCGTCTTCCCCGGCGGCCACGGGACCGAGTGGGACATCAACCAGGACAGCCACGCCCGCGAAATCCTCCGGGACACGATCGAGGGCGACGGCAAGGCGATGGTCGTCTGTCACGCGGTCGGCATCCTCGCGTTCACGCGCGACAGCGACGGCGCCTTCCTCGTCCGCGATCGCGACGTCACCGGCTTCCCCAACGAGTGGGAGGAGGGGATCGTCGACGAGAACGACTGCATGCCCGACGGGCGCAAACTGCCCTACTGGGTCGAAGACGAAGTGAAAACCGCGGGCGGCAACTGGGACGCCGAACTCGACCAGGACACGAGCGTCACCGTCGACGGCGACCTCATCACGGGTCGCGGCCCCGGGTCCTCACGTGCGGCCGCGGAGACGCTGCTCGACGAACTCGGCGTTTAGGCGGAGACTTCGACCGGCCTCCGTCGGGGGCTTCGGACCGCACCGATCGGACTCTCGCCGCTGTCGAGTGCAATCGATTTTGCTTTCGAGACCGTACTGCCGTACAGCAACGATGTTCCCGGGACCGTTCTCGAATCGGTCGATCGTCTCCGACGAGATGAACCCCTTCACGCGGGCGTACCGGGACGTCGTCATCTACGACGACGCGGGCGCGGACGACGCGCTCTACGAGGGCCCGATCGTCGTGCATCCGAACGGATGGATCGAACTCGAGGGACAGCGACTGCTCTCTCCGGCCGCCGTCCACCACATCGACATCTACGACGAAGCCGAGAATCCCGGCGCGGAACACGAGAGACCTGACGGCGATGGCGGTGACGATTATCGGACCAACCGGTTCAGCCCCCAGTAATCGGTTCGCGTGCCACGCTGACAGTGGTGTAGGCCTCCACTCCCGACGGCGTCTCTCCCACGTGGACGTCAGATCCCGACTGGATTGCCGACCACGCCAGGGTTTAGGCTGTTGCAGGGGATGGGTCACCTATGGAGTACACACGGCTCGGTTCGACGGGGACGACGGTCTCGAAACTGTGTTTCGGAACGTGGCGGTTCGGTCGCGAGACCGGTGGAGTCGTCGAGACCGATCGGGAGCAGGCCCACGCCCTGCTCGACGCGGCGTGGGACCACGGCATCAACTTCATCGATACGGCGAACGTCTACGGGACGCCACACGGCACGGCCGAGGAGTACGTCGGCGACTGGCTCGCCGATCACGATCGGGAGGACTTCGTCGTCGCGTCGAAGGTCTACTTCCCGTTCGACGGCTGGGGTGAGCCCGGCCCGAACGACTCGGGGCTCGGGCGCAAGCACATCCGCGCCCAGATCGAGGGCACGCTCGATCGCCTCGGAACGGACTATCTCGACCTCTACTACATCCACCGCTGGGACGAGGACGCGCCGATCGAGGAGACTCTCTCGACGCTAACCGACCTCGTCCGGGAGGGGAAGATCCACTACCTCGGAGCCTCGACGATGGCCGCCTGGCAACTCACGAAGGCGCTCTGGACGAGCGACGTCGAGGACTACGAACGCTTCGAGGTCACACAGCCGCTGTTTCACGCCGGTTACCGCGACGACGTCACGGACTATCTCGACGTCTGTGCCGACCAGGAACTGGCGGTCTGTCCGTACTCGCCGCTCGCGGGCGGCTTCCTGACCGGCAAGTACGAGCGCGTCGACGAGGACGACCCGACGCAGTTCGAAGGCCCCGACGGTGCGCGCGGCTCGCTCGACGATCGGTTCGAGGACTTCTACCTCTCCGAGCGCGGCTGGCACGTCCTGGACGAGATTCGCGCGGTCGCGGACGAACTCGACGCCACGCCGGCACAGGTCGCCCTGCGCTGGCTGATCGAGCAACCCCAGTTCACCTGCGTGCCGATCGTCGGTGCCCGGACGGTCGAGCAACTCGAGGAGAACGTCGGCGCGATCGACGTCTCGCTGTCCGACGGCCAGTTCGATCGGATCGTCGACGCCCGCTACGACGAGGCTGGCGAGCGGTGGGGACACCGGTCCTGACCTGCAACGGAGCGAATCGCGATCGGCGGCTGGACCTCACGGGATCGATCGGCCGCAGCGGTGATCACCGCCGAAACGTGGTATCGAGGGGGAAACGTACAATCCAGAAGACATTCGCTTCGCCGATGGGAAGGCGCTTTAGGGAGCACGTCGTTGCCCGATCCGATGAGGCGACGGACGATCCTGGCCAGCGGTGGTGTCCTCGTGGGGACGGTCACCGCTGGCGTCGCGAGCCAACCGTCGGGAAACGCTCGTCTGCTGGCGGCGGCCAGGGAACCCGGTGACGCGGGCGCGGCCAGTACGACCACTGAACCCATTCTTCCCGGAACCGCTCACGAGACGCCCCTGTTCGAGATCGACGCGCCGCGAGACGGCCCCACAGCGATGGTATTCGGGGGCATTCACGGGGACGAGCGAAGCGGCATCGAGACCGCTCACGAGGTCACCGACTGGCAGCCGGACGCGGGCACGCTGGTCGTCGTGCCCGAGACCAACCGCGTGGCCGTCGAGAACGGCGAACGCGAGGGCGTCGACGGCGACCTGAACCGCCACTTCCCGGTCGACGGCGAACCCGCGAGCGAACTCGCACGCGGCGTCTGGGACGCCGTGGAACGTCACGATCCCGACGTCGTCCTCGACCTCCACCGATCGCTCGGGATCTACGGGCTCCACCGGGAGTTCGTGGGACAGGCGATCTTTCACTCGCCGGCGGCCCGCGGCGACGCGCTCGCCGACGCGCTCGACGACGTCGCCGTGCCGTGGTACCTGCCGTTGCACCGGTTTACGGCACGCGAGAGTTCCCTCTCGGGGTCGTTGCTCTTCCAGAAGGCCGCCCGCGACCTCGGGGCCAGCGCGTACCTCTTCGAGACGACCAAGTTCCTGCTCGATCGGGCGACGAGAGTCGAGATGACGCGACTGGCGACGGCACACGTCCTCGCGATGCACGACCTGCTCGACGCGGAGGGTGTGGGATGAGAGCGACGCCGGATTCGCTGCGACGGGTCGCTGCCAGCCCCGCGACGATCGGGACCTACGCCCTCTTGATCGTCCCCTTCGCCCTGGGCTGGTTCGATGCACGATTCTTCTCGCCGCTCGCGCTCCCGGGCTACCTGCTCTACGGGATCGGCACGGCGATCGGCAACGCCCTCGCGCCGCGGTTCGAGTTCTGGATCTACTGGGTCCCGTTCCTCGTCGGCTCCTACGGGGTCGCGAGCGTCGTCGGCGTCGGCTACGAGTGGTGGCGCGACCGGAGGGCAGACGATTCGCGCGGCGGACCGTGACGGTGCGGTGGCGGGTCCGGATCGATCCCGGGGGAACGTCCCACTCTCGCGTTCGGTCGCGTTACTGCGAATCAGTCCCTTTTTACGCGACGCCGGGGAAGGATCGGCTATGAGTTTCGAGGAAGACGATCGCGTCGTTCTGCACGACGAGCACAGCGAGTTCGACGGAGAAACCGGGACCGTCACCCAGACGATGGAATCGATGTTCGGGGACGTCACCTACACGATCAGCTTCGAGGACGGACAGGAAGCCGGCGTGCCGGAGGACGCCCTCGAGGCAGCCGACGAAGACGAAGACGACGACGACGAGTAACCGGGTCGCTGGCTGCGAGCCAGTCACTCGAACCGCGATCGGACCACACAGATGCCACAGATCCCGCTTCACTACGTCGATTTACGCACGTTCTGCTACGCCACGGAGGACGAGAAGCGCGTCGTGGAGGCGCTTCGGACCTTCCTGCCCGAGGAGTTCGAGATCGAACGGGTCGAGAGCGAAGGCCACTACGGCGATCGGATCCTCGTCCTCTCGGCGCGGGTCGAGAAGGCCGACGACATCCGGCACGTCCTCTCGCGACTGGCCGATCTCGAGGAGTTCGATCGCCTGATCGACGAACTCGACGAACGGGTGACCGAGAACACGGAACTCTTCTTGCGACTGGACAAACAGGCCGCGTTCGAGGGGACGGTTCGACTCGGCGAGGGCATCACCTTCCGTGCGAAAGTCGAAGCCTACCCCGCGAAGAAAGAACAGGCGGTCGAGAACGCCGAGGAAGTCCTCGAGCGGTTGCGCGAGGAGGACTGACCCGCGTCCGAACCGAGTCGCCGTTCCGGAACGGAATGCGGTCGTGACCCCCGGTATTCAGTCGATCGACCTGCCAGTACTCCGGAACGTACTTGACTGGCCAGTCAGTAAGTTAGAGTAGCAATCGAATGGCGGACGAGACGATCGACGATCTCATGAATGCGACGTATCGAGCGCTCTGCAAGCACGGCTACGCGGCGCTGACGATGCAGGATATCGCCGCGGAATCGTCCAAGAGCAAGGGGACGCTGCACTACCACTTCGACGGCAAGGGGGATCTCCTCGAGTCGTTTCTGGCGTCTCTGCTCGATCGATTCGAGGAGCGAACCGAGCGGGTTCCCGGCGAGACGCCGGCCGATCGACTCCACGCGCTCTTCGACGAACTGCTGACGCCGGCGGACGAGGAAGCCGCCGAGGAGTTTCGAACGGCGGTGCTCGAGATCAAGGCTCAGTCGCCGTACAACGAGGCCTACCGCGAGCAACTCCAGGAGTTCGACCGTGCGCTGCACGACCGGATCGCGGACCTCGTCGACGCGGGGATCGAGGCCGGTGAGTTTCGGGCGACCGTCGATCCGGACGAGACCGCGGAGTTTCTCGTCACCGTCTTCCACGGCGGCCAGACCCGGGCGGCGGCGGTCGATCGCTCGCTCGATCGGACGAAGGTGTCCGTCCACGAGTACATCGACCAGGTGCTGCGATCGGACGCGGAGACCGGTAGGGGTGCTGCCACCGACGCCGACTCAGCCGACACGGCCGACGATGGCCAGCGGGGCGCTGACGAATGAGTCTCGGGGATCGCCTCTCCAGCCTCTTCAAGAGCCGCGAGGAATTCGATCTGACCTCGGGCGGCATCGCGCGGCCGCTGTTTTACCTCTCGTTGCCGATCGTCGTGACGAACCTGTTGCAGACGGCGTACAACCTCATCGACACGTTCTGGCTCGGCCAGTACAGCACGAACGCGCTTGCGGCCATCAGTTTCGCGTTCCCGATGGTGTTCCTGCTCATCTCGGTCGGGATGGGGCTGTCGGTCGCGGGGAGCGTCCTCGTCGCCCAGCACGTCGGCGCGGGCGAGGAAGCCGAGGCGGAGTACGCCGCCTCCCAGACCGTGGCGCTGTCGCTGTTGGGGGCGTTCATCATGGGGATCGTGGGCTACGTATACGTCGAGGACCTGCTCTCGCTGTTCGGTGCCTCGCCGGAGGTGTTGCCGCTTGCCACCGACTACATGCAGGTCATCTCGCTCGGCCTCGCGTTCCTGTTCGGCTTCTTCGTCTTCATCGCGCTCATGCGCGGCTACGGAGACACGATCACGCCGATGCTCGTGATGTTCGGTTCGGTTCTGATCAACGTCGTTCTCGACCCGTTCCTGATCTTCGGCTGGGGACCGTTCCCCGAACTCGGGATCCAGGGGGCGGCGATCGCGACGGTCTTCTCGCGCAGCCTCGCGCTCGCCGTCGGCCTCGCGATCATGCTTCGAGGGACCAGAGGCGTCCGGATCCGATTGGGGCAGATGCGCCCGGACCTCTCGTTCGCGCGGAAACTCGTCGGTATCGGCGTCCCCGCGTCGGTCGAGGGGATGGGTCGGGCGCTGTCGATCAATCTGTTGCTGGTCATCGTCGGCCTGTTCCCGACGACGGTCGTCGCCGCCTACGGCATCGGGACGCGCGTGTTCTCGGTCGTCTTCCTGCCCGCGATCGCGATCGCCCGGGGCGTCGAGACGATGACCGGGCAGAATGTCGGTGCCGGGAAGCCGGATCGCGCCGAAGCCGCCGCCGACTTCGCCGCCCGCACGATGTTCGTCGTCCTGGGTGCGTTCGGCGTCGTCGCGTGGGTCGGCGCACGGCCGATCGTCGCCGCGTTTACCACCGATCCTGAGGTCGTCGATGTCGGCGTCACCTTCCTCCGGTACGTCGCGCCGACGTTCGGACTCATCGGCGTCATGCGCTCGTACAACGGCAGTTTCCGCGGGACCGGGAAGACGCTGACCGCCGCGGGGATCGTCCTCGTGATTTACGCGGCGGTCCGACTCCCCGTCGCCGCGGTGCTCTCGCAGACGATCGACTACCGGGGCATCTGGATCGCGTTCGCCGCCTCGAACGTCGTCGGTGCCCTCCTCGCGTACGGCTGGTACCGCAGGGGAACCTGGCGAAACGCGGACGTGACGGCCGACGGGGCGACGCCCCAGTTCAGCGAGGACGTCGAGGTCAGCACCGACGACTGAACGGTGTTCGATCCGATCCGCTCTCCGATCGGCGGCTCCGCCGACGGCGACCCGTCTGGACGAGCGGGGGCCTTTTGCCCTCCGCCCGTAATCCTGACTGTATGGAAGTCCACGTCATCGGTGACGACCCGGTTCGCGAGGAGGTCGTCGCCGCCCTCGGAGACGTCGACGTCACCGCTCGAGACGCCAGCCCGACCGATCTCGCCGACGCCCGGTTCGCGGTCGTCAGCGACGTCGCCGGCGCGACGACCTTCGACCGCGCGAACGCGGCCGCCCGATCGGGCTCGACGCCCTGGATCGCCGTCGAAATCGGCGGCGTCGGGGGCGTTCCGATCGACGCCGTCGACGCGGCCGTCTCCGGCTTCGCACCCGCGACCGGCTGTTTCGACTGTCTGAGCGCCCGCGTCGCGTCGACCGTCGGCGAACCGGCCGAGAAACCCACGGCCGATCGGAGTGCAGCACGGCTCGCCGGGGCCGTCGCGGGCCGGGAGTGCGTCCGCGTCTTCGCCGGCGAGGACCGATCGATCGTCGGGCACACGGTCGAACTCCCGCACGAGCGACGACGGTTCCTCCCGGTTCCGGGCTGTGACTGTGGAACCGGCGAGCGAGATCGATCGCTCGGCCGCGACGACGACGCGTTCGACCTCGAGACCGCCGTCGAGCACGCAGAGGGGGCGATCGACGATCGGGTCGGACTCGTCACCAGCATCGGCGAGGCCGAGTCGTTCCCCGCGCCGTACTACCTCGCGACGACGGCCGAGACGCGGGGGTACAGCGACGCGAGCGCGGCCAGTCAGGCGGCCGGCGTCGACGAGGACTGGAACGCCGCGTTGATGAAAGCCGTCGGCGAGGCCCTGGAGCGCTACTGTGCCGGCGTCTACCGGGACGACGACTTCGTGCGCGCGAGCGAAGCCGATCTCGAAACCGCGGTGGCTCCGACCGCGCTCGTTCGCCCGGACGACGCGCCGGAATACGACCCGAGCGAGGAGTACCGGTGGGTCGAGGGCGAGACCCTCGACACCGGCGAGACGGCACACCTGCCCGCGGCGGCGGTCCAGTTCCCGCAGCCCGGCGATCGGCTGGTGCCGGCGATCACGACC
The nucleotide sequence above comes from Halosolutus halophilus. Encoded proteins:
- a CDS encoding thiolase domain-containing protein, producing the protein MRDAYLVGAGQSEYGAFPEESYRSLFRTAFQAAVESVPRGIDPADVDEAFVGNLGVGGRQLGLSGPAVTEHVGLDGVPCTRVENACAASGFAVRQAVQAVKSGMADVVLAGGFEVMSDTSSDATKYWLGVSGETEWERLSGTTFSGVYAQMASVHMERYGTTREQLSRVAVKNHANGAKNPHAQLGFECSLEDAQSAPIVADPLNLYHCCPTSDGAACALVVSEDVVDEYTDEPIRVAGVGAGSDSVGLFQRDSYTGVPASQRAAESAYEMAGVEPADLDFAEVHDCFAIAELLAYEDLGFCERGEAGQLIDSGTTELGGELPVNTSGGLKSKGHPIGATGAGQVVEAFKQLSGAAGERQVAEPTRGLTHNVGGSGGAAVVHVFEKETEVSAR
- a CDS encoding DHH family phosphoesterase, whose translation is MSRAAELASVLADTDSLVIVCHDNPDPDCLASALALETIATEQDVADVQIAYGGEISHQQNRAFVRMLDISLQPLAETDFADDARIAFVDHSRPGVNTEFDAAEPDIVVDHHPGPAVDATFADVRAEYGATATIFIEYLSDLDVELTTRLASALLFALHRERLDFLRNPTRREYEAALAVFPDADLPTLEQLYGSAFSAATIDAIGRAIGSRKRRGSTMAASVGKTTESDALPQAADYLLNLEGVDTVLAFGVVDDTVRLSARSIDPEIDIGSVLQEGFDELGSVGGHHDMAGGRIDVKGFDGDLSADESDDVLAIVDDRLARRFFEALQEDE
- a CDS encoding Hsp20/alpha crystallin family protein, whose protein sequence is MADRPSPFDGIEDLLERLNRQFETATRSWETGLEDRSQFNLSTDTAGTSLDLADEGSEFVVTVDVPGYETDDIDLRLSGDRLSITGEREQEVEEGDEQFIRQERKQQSFSRQLRLPEPVVTDDVEASLNNGVLTVRLPKHDPSTESQSIDID
- a CDS encoding type 1 glutamine amidotransferase domain-containing protein; this translates as MTNALFIVSEEGYWGEECVEPLETLSEAGVEITVATPSGNKPRIDERSIDPDEVGEETAEHVREVHETDERLNDPIPTARADAEAYDAVVFPGGHGTEWDINQDSHAREILRDTIEGDGKAMVVCHAVGILAFTRDSDGAFLVRDRDVTGFPNEWEEGIVDENDCMPDGRKLPYWVEDEVKTAGGNWDAELDQDTSVTVDGDLITGRGPGSSRAAAETLLDELGV
- a CDS encoding aldo/keto reductase: MEYTRLGSTGTTVSKLCFGTWRFGRETGGVVETDREQAHALLDAAWDHGINFIDTANVYGTPHGTAEEYVGDWLADHDREDFVVASKVYFPFDGWGEPGPNDSGLGRKHIRAQIEGTLDRLGTDYLDLYYIHRWDEDAPIEETLSTLTDLVREGKIHYLGASTMAAWQLTKALWTSDVEDYERFEVTQPLFHAGYRDDVTDYLDVCADQELAVCPYSPLAGGFLTGKYERVDEDDPTQFEGPDGARGSLDDRFEDFYLSERGWHVLDEIRAVADELDATPAQVALRWLIEQPQFTCVPIVGARTVEQLEENVGAIDVSLSDGQFDRIVDARYDEAGERWGHRS
- a CDS encoding succinylglutamate desuccinylase/aspartoacylase family protein; this translates as MRRRTILASGGVLVGTVTAGVASQPSGNARLLAAAREPGDAGAASTTTEPILPGTAHETPLFEIDAPRDGPTAMVFGGIHGDERSGIETAHEVTDWQPDAGTLVVVPETNRVAVENGEREGVDGDLNRHFPVDGEPASELARGVWDAVERHDPDVVLDLHRSLGIYGLHREFVGQAIFHSPAARGDALADALDDVAVPWYLPLHRFTARESSLSGSLLFQKAARDLGASAYLFETTKFLLDRATRVEMTRLATAHVLAMHDLLDAEGVG
- a CDS encoding DUF1918 domain-containing protein produces the protein MSFEEDDRVVLHDEHSEFDGETGTVTQTMESMFGDVTYTISFEDGQEAGVPEDALEAADEDEDDDDE
- a CDS encoding RNA-binding protein encodes the protein MPQIPLHYVDLRTFCYATEDEKRVVEALRTFLPEEFEIERVESEGHYGDRILVLSARVEKADDIRHVLSRLADLEEFDRLIDELDERVTENTELFLRLDKQAAFEGTVRLGEGITFRAKVEAYPAKKEQAVENAEEVLERLREED
- a CDS encoding TetR/AcrR family transcriptional regulator, with the translated sequence MADETIDDLMNATYRALCKHGYAALTMQDIAAESSKSKGTLHYHFDGKGDLLESFLASLLDRFEERTERVPGETPADRLHALFDELLTPADEEAAEEFRTAVLEIKAQSPYNEAYREQLQEFDRALHDRIADLVDAGIEAGEFRATVDPDETAEFLVTVFHGGQTRAAAVDRSLDRTKVSVHEYIDQVLRSDAETGRGAATDADSADTADDGQRGADE
- a CDS encoding MATE family efflux transporter, producing the protein MSLGDRLSSLFKSREEFDLTSGGIARPLFYLSLPIVVTNLLQTAYNLIDTFWLGQYSTNALAAISFAFPMVFLLISVGMGLSVAGSVLVAQHVGAGEEAEAEYAASQTVALSLLGAFIMGIVGYVYVEDLLSLFGASPEVLPLATDYMQVISLGLAFLFGFFVFIALMRGYGDTITPMLVMFGSVLINVVLDPFLIFGWGPFPELGIQGAAIATVFSRSLALAVGLAIMLRGTRGVRIRLGQMRPDLSFARKLVGIGVPASVEGMGRALSINLLLVIVGLFPTTVVAAYGIGTRVFSVVFLPAIAIARGVETMTGQNVGAGKPDRAEAAADFAARTMFVVLGAFGVVAWVGARPIVAAFTTDPEVVDVGVTFLRYVAPTFGLIGVMRSYNGSFRGTGKTLTAAGIVLVIYAAVRLPVAAVLSQTIDYRGIWIAFAASNVVGALLAYGWYRRGTWRNADVTADGATPQFSEDVEVSTDD
- a CDS encoding YcaO-like family protein, producing the protein MEVHVIGDDPVREEVVAALGDVDVTARDASPTDLADARFAVVSDVAGATTFDRANAAARSGSTPWIAVEIGGVGGVPIDAVDAAVSGFAPATGCFDCLSARVASTVGEPAEKPTADRSAARLAGAVAGRECVRVFAGEDRSIVGHTVELPHERRRFLPVPGCDCGTGERDRSLGRDDDAFDLETAVEHAEGAIDDRVGLVTSIGEAESFPAPYYLATTAETRGYSDASAASQAAGVDEDWNAALMKAVGEALERYCAGVYRDDDFVRASEADLETAVAPTALVRPDDAPEYDPSEEYRWVEGETLDTGETAHLPAAAVQFPQPGDRLVPAITTGLGLGSSTVDALVSGLTEVLERDATMLAWYSTFEPFELTVEDERFVALERRATSEGLSVTPLLVTQDIDVPVVAVAVHRADEVDDPGASDAWPAFAAGSAAGLDATDAATSALAEALQNWMELRSLGPDEAEDASGAIGEYAAFPEPARAFVETDRTVSAANVGPDPVPTGRDALETLVSRTTENGPTPYAARLTTRDVEQLGFEAVRVVVPGAQPLFTGEPFFGERARSVPDDLGFEPRLDRPFHPYP